TCCAATAGTGTGCCGCCAACCCCGCTCTGCCAGCTGTTTTGCCCGTTGCTGTTGCGGCTGGCGTTAAGGTTGGCATAAGTGCGATCCAGCGCGCTTCCCCGGCTGTAGCGCTGCCCACTAAGAGCGCTAAATGGCACGGAAAGATTCAACGCAATAATACGATCCGTATTATTGATGCCGGGTGAGCGGCTCCACGACCAGGTAAGCGAATAGCTCATCCCCCGCCAGCCGCTGGCGTAACCGATTTGATACCAACTGCTGGGCTTCACGTTGTTCCAGTAAGTTTGCTGGCTGCCGGAAATATACAACGAGCCGTAATCCCCCAGGTTTTGCGAGATATTGACCTGAAAGCGCCCTTTTCGGTTGTTGTTGAGGTTGTGGTAGCTAACGAGCACCGGTTTTGGCCGCCGCCCCCCTTCCCCCTCGTCCTGGTCTTCATACTCATAACCCTCCATGCGGCGATAGGCGACATCACTCAGCGTGTAAAAACCACGCGTCGAATAGCGATACCCGAGCAGTTGAAAGTTGGTACCGTACTGGTTGAGTGATTTGGCATACAAAAAGCGTAACGATTGCCCCTGATGTGTGCTGCCATCCGCCAGTTCACTGCGAGCCTGGGTAAAATCGAACGATATCGCCCCCCAGCCACCAAGGTTTTTGCCTGCGCCCATCACAAATGCGTTATAGCGCTTCGCCAGTTGAGTTCCGCCATAGGCGGTGTAACCACCCGCCAGGCCGCCGATCACGCTGCCCTGAACAAAAGATGGGGAAGATTGTTGATCGTTGCCGCTGCGAAAATTCCCGGCCACGAGGTCATATTTAAAGCGCCCTTCACGTTGCAGGATCGGCACCGTCGAATACGGCACCGTATAACGTTGTTGACTGCCATCTTTTTCATCCACGGTAACGTCAAGATCGCCACTGGATGAGGTTGGGTTCAGATCGGAAATAACAAAAGCGCCCGCCGAGACATAACTCTGATAAATGACATACCCGTTCTGGCGGATGGTTAATTTGGCAGGCGTACGCGCAATACCGCGTACGGTTGGCGCGTAACCTTGCAGGCTATCGGGAAACATATTGTCGGCAGAGTAAAGGCGCACCCCGCGAAAACCGAGGCTATCAAAAACGTCGCTGCCGGTATTACTGTCGCCTATCACCAGCTCGCTTTTCAGCGGGATAATGGAACGTTGCAACCAGCTTCCGATGGTCCTCCAGCTGCGGATATGCTCCTTCCCGTCACTGCTGTAACGCCAGGCGCTGTTATTACGTAACCGCCATGCACCATAATTCAGCCCGCTTTGTAAGCTCAGAAAACCGTTATTGCTGCCGGGGCTGTGGCTACCCGTAAAGCTATAGTTAAGCAACGCAGCGGTAATGCCATCGTCCCACTCCTCTGCGGGAATATAACCGCGTGCGCTGTTCAGCATTGAAGCCTGGGGTAAGCCAATATTCAGCCGCATTGCTGAGAAATCAAAATCAGCTTCAGCACCAGGTATGGCGGTTGTGATATCGATACAGGTTTCGCCCTTGTCGGTGAGCAGCGCCGGAAAAGCGCGGATATTTACGCCCAACCGCTTGAGCAAATCGGGAGTGAAGCATGGCATCAGACCGCCGGAAGCGGGCGTCGCCCCGTGCGGGGCAATAGCGAAACGCAGATCCTGGGTGGCGATAAATTCACCGTCGCGCCAGATATCCACCCGATAAACGCCCGGAGGCTGGTTACCTTTTTCAAAGCGCGACAAATCGGCAACGGCAGCGGCGTCCTCTGATAAAAACGCCGGGTTGAAGTAGTTCTCTGCACGGCTCATTGCCGGGTGCAACACTGCCAGCACCGACAACGCCAGCCGCGAGTAAGCTGAAGGAGACGTGCGCTTATTCATAAGCATCCCTGTCATTTGTCCGTGTTATGGCAGACCAATAGTTTTCACCGGCGTCAGCGCGCCGTAATCATTCACCGTCTGGAAAGTCACTCCGCCCTGAACATTGGGAGGAATAAGTAATTGCGCGCGGCCTTTGGGCGCGACCATGACATTGTCGAGCCTCTGTTTGCCGATATGAACATTCACCAAAGTGATGTAATACGCGGAGGGGTTAGTGATGTTCAGGTGTTTATCGAGACGCGAAAACTGCAGTTTCGCAGGCGCATCGTCTGTTAGCCCGGATAGACTTTTCGGCCGAACAAACAGCTTAATGCGTGAGAGGACAGCCAACTGCAGCACGTTTTTGTCCGTGGCACTCTCTTTGTTCACCGATGGAATCGCTTTTACGCTCAACCAGAACAGAGATTCACGGTCGTCGGGTAACGGTTGCCCGGCGTAAATAATACGTAGCGTGTTTTCACTTTCCGGCTCGCTAACAAAAAGCGGTGGGGTTACGACAAACGTTTTTTCTTTTTCTCCATGGTTATTTTCCACCCATGAATTCACCAGAAAACGGGCTTTCTTATCGCTATTAGAAATAGAAAGCGAGGTCTGTTTATCCTCGGCAGAATAAATAACCCGGGTTGCGCCAAGTGCTATTCCACCTGCGGCGTTTACCGGCAGCGTGATGGATAATAAAAAGCTGACAAGCCAACCTGGTTTAAAAAAAATGTTCATAGCGAAAATAACTCTTCAGAATATTATGATGGTCGCAAGAAATACATCAGGGGTAGACCAGGGTAAACCAGACATCTGAACGCAAGTGTCCTGGCGTAATACGTTCCGTAATAGCTCGGTAGCGCGCGGAAAAATGCAGCGTGATTTCATCGGCAACCAGCGGGGAATAAGCATGAGGCATACTGTTGGGTATAATTTGCCGTTGCTGTTGATCAAACAGCGCCAGCCCAATGCCTTCAGCCCCTTCTCCTCCCGTACTGTGTGCGACAAAAACTTGCGGATCTTCCGGCGGCGTTTGCCCGGAAAACACCACGCCGACATAGCGGGATACATCCGCATCACACGCCGTTAAACGCAGTGCAAACCCTGTGCTTATGGGAGAGAAACTGCCGATGCCGGAAAATGCATCAGTACGGTGTTGCCCCATCTGCACATGTAAATCTTCACTGTCTGGCGCAACCGCACATGCGCCATTGACCAGCGATCCGCGCAGGTGAACGCGTCCACCGTCAACGACTGCCGCCTTTGCCAGCAAAGGCATCATGCACAACATGAATGCCTGCGTGAGACCTGTCCTCATCATGGGTAATTTCTCGCATTACACTATTAAGCGCCTCATCCCTGAGGCCACGTCATCCCTGAAAGTAATGGGTTACTGGTAATTCATGATGAACGTCGCATCCGCATTTGCCTGCCCTGGTGTCGCGGTCGCGCTGGTGGCCTTATAACGTGCGGAGAAATGCAAGGTGTTGGTGCCTGCAAGCAGATCCTGTGCGGTGGAGAAGCTCGCGCCGTCCGGGCTCAGCGTTTTAGAGGCGTTATCAAGGATTTCGATCCCCACCCCGCTTGCCGTTGTGCTGTTGTCACCGGAGGTGACCGCCAGCAGCGTATTATCGGTGGCATCGGCCTGACCCGAAAACGCGACGGAAGCCGTCGGGAAGATATTTGGATCGCAATCATTTAGCACAATGTTGAACGGTACCGATCCGCTGGTAGCCCCTACGCCCGTGAAGGAGGCGGTGCGATATTGCCCCAGCGTCACGGTCTGATCGGCGGAAGCGGTGCTGACAGCGCAAGCTGCATTCACCAGTTCCCCTTCAAAATGCACATTACCGCCGCTTACGGTGTCTGCGTGTACGGCTCCCGCCATCAGCATCAATCCTGCAGCAACAGAACTAGTCATTAATTTCATATTCATACTATTTTCCTTGAAATAAAGAGTTGCGATTCCGACATCCTGCCGAAAACCGTTTGAGACTTGCTTACGCTAAATACCAGATGAAAGAACCTTTTCCTGTGAAGATATAACGCATCGGGAACAACTTATTCGCTTCCCATTTCTCCCCTGGGAAAACACCCGATATTTTTCTCTGTGGACAGAACAACTAGCCACAACATAACAATAGGGATTGCGTAAAAATTAAAATATTCGCCAATACTGTCATTACGCCAGGTCTGTTCTTATTAGCGCTTAGGAAAAGGCCTGGCTTTTATTTATCAATCGGATAAGAAATAGCCGTAAATGCCTGTAACGGTGGCTTAATACCGGCGTTTCTTAGGGGTGATGAATTGTTGAAATTTGGTTAACAACCCGCGACGGCGAAGCCCTTGATCTGCCGCGATTTCAGGCGCAGCGGTGGCGAAATCCGCAAACGGTAACTGACAGCGCGCCGCGCTTCTGACAAAATAGCCGCCATCCCCTTAGTTGATATGACAGATGGAATCCTCTCTCTGATGGCAGCAAAGATTATTGATGGTAAAACGATTGCGCAGCAGGTGCGCTTTGAGGTTGCTGAAAAAGTTCGGGCGCGCGTTGCGGCAGGATTTCGCGCTCCTGGCCTGGCGGTCGTACTGGTTGGCAGCAACCCGGCATCACAAATTTATGTCGGCAGCAAGCGCAAAGCCTGTGAGGAAGTGGGTTTCATCTCCCGCTCTTACGATCTCCCGGAAACCACCAGCGAAGCGGAACTGCTGGCGCTTATCGACAAGCTGAACGCCGATACCGCCATTGACGGTATTCTGGTACAGCTGCCGCTGCCTGCGGGCATCGACAATGTGAAAGTGCTGGAACGCATCGCACCGGACAAAGACGTAGATGGTTTCCATCCGTATAACGTAGGCCGCCTGTGCCAGCGCGCGCCGCGTCTGCGCCCATGTACGCCGCGCGGTATCGTCACGCTGCTGGAGCGTTACAACATTGATACCTTCGGCCTCAACGCCGTGGTGATTGGGGCCTCTAATATCGTTGGTCGCCCGATGAGCATGGAGCTGCTGCTGGCCGGGTGCACCACCACCGTGACGCATCGCTTCACGAAAAACCTGCGCCAGCACGTGGAAAACGCCGATCTGCTGATTGTCGCCGTGGGTAAACCGGGCTTTATTCCCGGCGAGTGGATCAAAGAAGGCGCGATTGTAATTGATGTCGGTATTAACCGTCTGGAGAACGGCAAAGTCGTCGGCGATGTGATTTATGAAGAAGCCGCCGCGCGAGCAGCGTATATTACGCCGGTACCGGGTGGTGTTGGCCCGATGACAGTCGCCACCCTGATCCAGAACACGCTGCAAGCGTGTGAAGAATACCATGATGTAAAAGGCGTATAAGATGGCAACATTTTCTCTCGGTAAACATCCGCACGTTGAGCTGTGCGATCTGCTGAAACTCGAAGGCTGGAGCGAAAGCGGCGCGCAGGCGAAAATCGCCATTGCCGATGGCTTTGTCAAAGTAGATGGCGCGGTTGAAACGCGCAAACGCTGCAAAATCGTCGCCGGTCAAACGGTGAGTTTTGAAGGCCAGAGCGTTACCGTAACCGCGTAATCACGCGTAGCAAGCCGGGTTTCGTGTCACCACAGCCCGGCATCTTTTTTCTCATTCTCCCTGCCGTCATCACGGTTAATTACCGATCAACCTCAAAGAATCATTAATTCATCTGGCTAAATGTGAAAATTTAGTTGCAGCCCGTTACGGCTTATCTCACGATAAGTAGAACGTTCTACTAAAACGTTCTACTAACAATAACAGCGCCAAAAGAGCGCTACTTCGGGGGAAATCAGCATGGGTCTGATATCAGGGTTTGTTAAATCATTGTCTAAATTGTCGATGATTGGCCGCGCGTTGATGTTGCCAATCTCGTTGCTACCAGCCGCAGGCTTGTTACTCGCTTTCGGCGATAAATTCCACTTACCGCTGATGATGAACGCGGGTGGCGTTATCTTCGATAACCTGCCAATGTTGTTCGCCATCGGTTCGGCGGTTGGTCTCGCTTCAGAATCCGGGATTGCGGCACTTTCTGCGGCAGTATCGGTATTCATTACCAATATTACTATCGGCACCATGTTAGGTATCACGCCGGAGATGGCCTCGCAGGGCGGGAAATACGCCATGGTGGTCGGTATTCCAACACTGCAAATGGGCGTTTTTGGTGGTCTGATCTGCGGTATTCTCGCCGCCTGGTGTTATAACCGCTTCCACACCATGCAGTTACCGGAGTTTCTCGGCTTCTTCTCTGGTAAGCGTTTTGTTGCTATCGCTACCGCGTTCTTATCCTTTGTGCTTGGCCTGCTGCTGCCCTATGTCTGGCAACATATTCAGGCGGGCATCGATGCGCTTTCCGTGATCGTCAACGGTGATAATCAGGCCGCGTCGACGTTTATTTTCGGTTTAGTGGAACGCGCGCTGATCCCGCTTGGTCTGCACCATATCTGGTATCCCTCGTTCTGGTATTCGTTTGGCAATTACACCACGCAAGCCGGCCAGGTGATCCATGGCGATCAGACTATCTGGTTCAAGATGCTGGAAGAAGGGGTGAAATCCTTTAGCAGCGATACCTACCAGAACGCCGGTAAGTTTATGCAGGGTGAGTTCCCGCTGATGCTGTTTGCGCTGCCTGCGGCCTGCCTTGCGATGTACCACGAAGCACATACCCGTAATAAGAAGATCGCGTTTGGTATTCTCTTCTCTGCCGCACTGACTTGCTTCCTGACGGGCATTACCGAGCCGGTTGAATTCACCTTTATCTTCGTTGCGCCCATTCTCTACGTCTTTAACGCCATTATGGCCGGTCTGGCGTATATGACGATGTACCTGCTGCACGCGCACATCGCGAAATCCTTCTCCGCCGGGTTTATCGATTACTTGTCGTTCGGTATCCTGCCGTCGTTTAACGGTTATCAGACCAACTTCCTTAACGCGGCGATCGTTGGCATCCCGATGGCGCTGATTTATTACTTCACCTTCCGTTTTGTGATCCGTCGCTTCGATGTGAAAACACCGGGACGTACGGAAGTTACCGCCGTGGCAGATGATAAAACCGACAGCGAACTGGCAACCGAGATCATCGCCATGCTGGGCGGCGCGCAGAATATCGACTCCGTCGGTTCCTGCATCACCCGTTTGCGCCTGGAAGTGGCAAAAAGCGAAATGGTGGATAAAGATGGCCTTAACGGCCTGGGTGCACGCGGCGTGGTGTTTGTCGGCGATAGCGGTATTCAAGTTATTTTCGGCGCGAGGGCGCAATTTATCGCCCAGACCATGTCCACAATGATCGGCAAATAATAAGATACCGGGTTGGCGCGTCCCGTACGCGCCATATCAGGTGGAAAACCGGGAAAATCAGGGAGCGAGTTTGAAGAAAGTCAGCATCATTGATGTCGCTAAACAGGCGGGCGTTTCCGTTTCCACCGTCTCGCTGGTGCTGCGCCAGAAAGGGAAAATTTCACAGGCGACGATCGCTAAAGTCCATGCCGCTATCGATGCGCTCGGCTATGTTCACAATGTTGCTGCCGCGAATCTGCGCGCCAATACCTCCAATCTGATTGGGCTTATCCTGCGCGATTTCAGCGACAGCTTCTCAATAAAAGTGATGGCCAGCATCGTGCAGGAGCTGGAAAAACAGGGTTACATGGTTTTTTTGGGTCAACCGCTCAACGATGGCGATCACCTGGAACGCTGTCTGCTGTCATTCAAACAACAAGGTGTTGCCGGGGTGATTTATCTCGCCTCTGACACGCGCAGCTCAACGCTTCCCGTACAAATCCGCGACTGCCCGCTGCCGCTGGTCGTGGTGTCGCAGTCGTTGCTCAATGAAGAGTGCAACCTGGTCATGCGCGATAACCGTCAGGCCGCCAGCCTGGCGACGCGGTATCTCATCGAACGCGGGCACCGCAACATTGCCTACATTGGCGGTATTGAAGGCGATTTAATCCGCCAGCAGCGTCTGCTGGGGTTTCGCACCACAATGACGCAGAACGGGCTGGTAGTACGCGAAGAAGCCACTCCGGCCTGCAGCGACGATACCCGCGCGGCGAGTTACGCAGTGCGTCAGTTACTGGAAAAAAGCAGCACTATCACCGCCCTGCTCTGCCACTCGCCGGACGCCATGATTGGCTCCATCGCCGGGATCCACCAAACCGGACATACGGTGGGAAAAGATGTGTTCCTCTCTCAACAAGTGGCGCTCGTCGGCTTTGAAGACATGCTGCACGTCAATCTCACCTCGCCTTCCTTTACCTATGTGTCGTCCGCCAGCGAAGAGACCGGGCGCCAGGCAGTGGGATTGATCATTCGTAAGCTGAAAGAGCCCGAGTTGCAAACGCAGCGCGTTACCCTTTCCGGCCAATTGATTGCTCGCGAGTCTGCGTAATCTGCACACGTCACGGAAACAGCGACATACTCACGGGCTGTAAACTGGCATCGGCCTAAAACCCGCCAGTCCCTCTTCTGACGACAAAAGATTCAGAAAACCCCGCAGTTTACCTGTCTGGCGCTTCGGCTATAATTTCGTTTTTCTTCAGAGACCTGCGTTATGCCAACGATTGTTACACATGCTGCTGTCCCGCTTTGTCTGGGATTGGGGCTCGGCAGTAAAGTGATCCCTCGTGGCTTACTGCTGGCAGGGATAGGGCTTGCTATGTTGCCCGATGCCGACGTGCTGGCGTTTAAATTCGGTGTCGCTTATGGCAATGTTTTCGGTCATCGCGGGTTTACCCACTCGTTGCTGTTCGCTTTTGTGGTGCCGCTATTGGTGACCTGGCTTGGGCGAAAACATTTCAAAGCGAGTCTGGCACGCTGCTGGGCGTTTCTCACCGTGTCGCTGCTGTCGCACAGCTTGCTGGATTCCATTACCACCGGTGGTAAAGGCGTCGGCTGGCTGTGGCCGTGGTCGGATGAACGCTTCTTTGCGCCGTGGCAGGTGATCAAAGTCGCACCGTTTGCGCTGTCGCGCTACACCACACCGTATGGTCACCAGGTGATCATGTCGGAGCTGCTGTGGGTGTGGCTGCCGGGCGTGATTCTGATGCTGCTGTTGTGGAAAATGCGGCGGGGATAAATACCGACCACCGCCAGTACCGGTGGAGTTGAACGAACAACAAAAAAGCGGCCGAAGCCGCTTTTTTTCTTACTTACGACGCCATGTCGTGCCCTGCGGGCCATCTTCCAGCACGATACCCATCTCGTTCAGACGGTCACGCGCGGCGTCGGCTGCCGCCCAGTCTTTTGCTTTACGCGCATCGAGGCGCTGCTGGATAAGCTTTTCGATCTCAGCCACTTCGCTGTCATCCGCCTGCGCACCGCTTTGCAGGAAAAGATCCGGATCCTGCTCCAGCAGACCCAAAACGCTGGCCAGTTCACGCAGCTTTTTCGCCGCCGCATTCGCGCCCAGCGAATCCCCGTCGTGCTTCAGCGTATTCACTTCGCGCGCGAGGTCAAAAAGCACGGAATAGGCTTCCGGCGTGTTGAAGTCATCGTCCATCGCGTCGCAGAAGCGTTTCTGGAACAATTCACCGTTCTCAAAATAACGGTGTTCCGCGTTGTTGCTATCCGTACCACGCAGCGCGTTGTACAGACGCTCCAGCGCAGAGCGCGCCTGTTTCAGGTTCTCTTCGCTGTAGTTCAACTGACTGCGATAGTGACCGGACATCAGGAAGTAGCGCACGGTTTCCGCGTCGTAATACTTCAGCACGTCGCGCACGGTAAAGAAGTTGCCGAGCGATTTTGACATCTTCTCGCGATCAACCATCACCATGCCGGAGTGCATCCAGTAATTCACATATTCGCCATCATGCGCACAGGTTGACTGGGCGATTTCGTTTTCGTGGTGCGGAAACATCAGATCGGAACCGCCACCGTGGATATCGAAATGCGAACCCAGTTGTTTGCAGTTCATCGCCGAACACTCAATGTGCCAGCCTGGACGCCCTTCGCCCCACGGCGACGACCAGCTCGGCTCGCCGGGCTTGGACATTTTCCACAGCACGAAGTCCATCGGATTGCGTTTGACTTCCGCGACTTCGACGCGTGCCCCCGCCTGCAACTGATCCAGATCCTGGCGCGAAAGCTGACCGTAAGTCGGATCGGTCGGCACCGAGAACATCACATCGCCGTTTTCGGCAACGTAAGCATGTTCACGTTCCAGCAGGCGTTGGGTAATTTCAATAATTTCATGGATATGGTGCGTTGCGCGCGGTTCGCTGTCCGGGCGCAGGATGTTGAGCGCGTCAAAATCCTTATGCATCTCGACGATCATCCGGTCGACCAGCGCGACAAAACTTTCACCGTTTTCATTAGCGCGCTTAATGATTTTGTCGTCAATATCGGTGATATTGCGGACATATTTCAGCTTATAGCCGAGAAATCGCAAATAGCGGGATACCACGTCAAAGGCGACAAACGTACGGCCGTGACCGATATGACAGAGATCGTAAACGGTAATACCACACACGTACATGCCGACTTCCCCGGCATGAATAGGTTTGAATTCCTCTTTTTGGCGCGTCAGTGTATTAAAGATTTTTAACATCGAAGATTCCATGTGGACGTGTGTGGAACGAAAACCGCATATATTACCCGTAATTCAAACCCGAAGCAGCACACTTTGCAAGGTGATCCAGCCTCGCGGTTATGCTATAACAAGCGACTATCTCTGACCCACTGGCGGGTCTACGCACTACACTATCAGAACAGGATGCAATAATGGTTACTTTCCACACTAATCACGGCGACATCGTAATCAAAACCTTTGATGACAAAGCGCCTGAAACAGTTAAAAACTTCCTGGACTACTGCCGTGAAGGTTTCTACAACAACACGATTTTCCACCGTGTTATCAATGGCTTTATGATTCAGGGCGGCGGTTTCGAACCGGGCATGAACCAGAAAGTCACCAAAGACCCGATCAAAAACGAAGCCAACAACGGTCTGAAAAACACCCGTGGTACGCTGGCAATGGCGCGTACTCAGGCGCCGCACTCCGCTACCGCACAGTTCTTCATCAACGTGGCGGATAACGACTTCCTGAACTTCAGCGGCGAAAGCGTGCAGGGCTGGGGCTACTGCGTATTTGCCGAAGTGGTTGAAGGTATGGACGTTGTTGACAAGATCAAAGGCGTTTCTACCGGCCGCAGCGGCATGCACCAGGATGTGCCGAAAGAAGATGTTGTGATTGAAAGCGTGGACGTCAGCGAGTAATTGGTGGCGACACTCTTTATCGCAGATTTGCATCTGCAAACAGAAGAACCGGCGATCACCGCCGGTTTTCTGCGTTTTTTGGCCGGTACGGCGCGTGAAGCCGATGCGCTCTACATTTTGGGCGATCTGTTTGAAGCGTGGATCGGCGACGACGATCCCAACCCGCTACATCAGCAAATAGCACACGCGATTAAAGCTCTCGTCGATAGCGGCGTCCCGTGCTATTTCATTCACGGCAACCGCGATTTTCTGCTCGGTAAACGCTTTGCTCAGGCCAGTGGAATGCAGCTTTTACCGCAAGAGCAGGTTCTCAATTTGTATGGCCGCAACGTGCTGATTATGCATGGCGATACGCTCTGCACCGACGATGCCGGTTACCAGGCCTTTCGCGCCAAAGTGCACCAACCCTGGCTGCAAACGCTGTTCCTCACCCTGCCGCTGTTTATCCGCCGCCGTATTGCCGCGAAAATGCGCGCGGGTAGCAAAGCGGCTAACAGCAGCAAGTCGCTTTCGATTATGGATGTGAACCAGCACGCTGTGGTGGAAGCCATGGAAAAACACCAGGTGCAGTGGTTGATCCACGGTCATACCCATCGCCCGGCAGTGCATGAACTCACCGCGAATAACGCCCCCGCATTCCGTGCCGTTTTAGGTGCATGGCACAGCGAAGGTTCGATGGTGCGCGTCAGCGAGAGCGATGTCGAACTGATTCATTTCCCTTTCTGAATACGCTTGCGATCAGGCGTCAAACGCGTGAAACATCGCTACGCAACCGTTTTCCTTGCCCGTTTTACATGCTATTCTCTGTGCCCTCTTATGTAGTCTGAAGCACACCCACAGGAGTTTTGAGACGTATGTCTTCAAGCAACCAACCGGCGCGCATCGCCATTGTTATGGGCTCGAAAAGCGACTGGGCCACCATGCAATTCGCCGCAGAAATCCTCGATACCCTGAACGTTCCGCACCATGTTGAAATCGTCTCCGCACACCGCACCCCGGATAA
This genomic interval from Kosakonia sacchari SP1 contains the following:
- a CDS encoding fimbrial biogenesis usher protein translates to MNKRTSPSAYSRLALSVLAVLHPAMSRAENYFNPAFLSEDAAAVADLSRFEKGNQPPGVYRVDIWRDGEFIATQDLRFAIAPHGATPASGGLMPCFTPDLLKRLGVNIRAFPALLTDKGETCIDITTAIPGAEADFDFSAMRLNIGLPQASMLNSARGYIPAEEWDDGITAALLNYSFTGSHSPGSNNGFLSLQSGLNYGAWRLRNNSAWRYSSDGKEHIRSWRTIGSWLQRSIIPLKSELVIGDSNTGSDVFDSLGFRGVRLYSADNMFPDSLQGYAPTVRGIARTPAKLTIRQNGYVIYQSYVSAGAFVISDLNPTSSSGDLDVTVDEKDGSQQRYTVPYSTVPILQREGRFKYDLVAGNFRSGNDQQSSPSFVQGSVIGGLAGGYTAYGGTQLAKRYNAFVMGAGKNLGGWGAISFDFTQARSELADGSTHQGQSLRFLYAKSLNQYGTNFQLLGYRYSTRGFYTLSDVAYRRMEGYEYEDQDEGEGGRRPKPVLVSYHNLNNNRKGRFQVNISQNLGDYGSLYISGSQQTYWNNVKPSSWYQIGYASGWRGMSYSLTWSWSRSPGINNTDRIIALNLSVPFSALSGQRYSRGSALDRTYANLNASRNSNGQNSWQSGVGGTLLEGRNLSYTVSQGHSSTNGYSGSANANWQAGWGTLGLGYNYDPYQHEYNWQLGGGVVAHADGVTFSQPLGDTNVLIKAPGAQGVRVENQTGVQTDWRGYAIVPYASVYRYNRIALDTNTMDNHTDVQNSVSSVVPTQGALVRASFDTRIGVRALITLMRGDRPVPFGSVVRETGSGVTGMVGEDGQAYLSGLPLLGELLVQWGDGTQSRCLARYALPQASLQQAVVVTSARCEQG
- the fimI gene encoding type 1 fimbrial protein subunit FimI; the protein is MMRTGLTQAFMLCMMPLLAKAAVVDGGRVHLRGSLVNGACAVAPDSEDLHVQMGQHRTDAFSGIGSFSPISTGFALRLTACDADVSRYVGVVFSGQTPPEDPQVFVAHSTGGEGAEGIGLALFDQQQRQIIPNSMPHAYSPLVADEITLHFSARYRAITERITPGHLRSDVWFTLVYP
- the fimC gene encoding type 1 fimbria chaperone FimC; translation: MNIFFKPGWLVSFLLSITLPVNAAGGIALGATRVIYSAEDKQTSLSISNSDKKARFLVNSWVENNHGEKEKTFVVTPPLFVSEPESENTLRIIYAGQPLPDDRESLFWLSVKAIPSVNKESATDKNVLQLAVLSRIKLFVRPKSLSGLTDDAPAKLQFSRLDKHLNITNPSAYYITLVNVHIGKQRLDNVMVAPKGRAQLLIPPNVQGGVTFQTVNDYGALTPVKTIGLP
- the folD gene encoding bifunctional methylenetetrahydrofolate dehydrogenase/methenyltetrahydrofolate cyclohydrolase FolD; the encoded protein is MAAKIIDGKTIAQQVRFEVAEKVRARVAAGFRAPGLAVVLVGSNPASQIYVGSKRKACEEVGFISRSYDLPETTSEAELLALIDKLNADTAIDGILVQLPLPAGIDNVKVLERIAPDKDVDGFHPYNVGRLCQRAPRLRPCTPRGIVTLLERYNIDTFGLNAVVIGASNIVGRPMSMELLLAGCTTTVTHRFTKNLRQHVENADLLIVAVGKPGFIPGEWIKEGAIVIDVGINRLENGKVVGDVIYEEAAARAAYITPVPGGVGPMTVATLIQNTLQACEEYHDVKGV
- the cysS gene encoding cysteine--tRNA ligase produces the protein MLKIFNTLTRQKEEFKPIHAGEVGMYVCGITVYDLCHIGHGRTFVAFDVVSRYLRFLGYKLKYVRNITDIDDKIIKRANENGESFVALVDRMIVEMHKDFDALNILRPDSEPRATHHIHEIIEITQRLLEREHAYVAENGDVMFSVPTDPTYGQLSRQDLDQLQAGARVEVAEVKRNPMDFVLWKMSKPGEPSWSSPWGEGRPGWHIECSAMNCKQLGSHFDIHGGGSDLMFPHHENEIAQSTCAHDGEYVNYWMHSGMVMVDREKMSKSLGNFFTVRDVLKYYDAETVRYFLMSGHYRSQLNYSEENLKQARSALERLYNALRGTDSNNAEHRYFENGELFQKRFCDAMDDDFNTPEAYSVLFDLAREVNTLKHDGDSLGANAAAKKLRELASVLGLLEQDPDLFLQSGAQADDSEVAEIEKLIQQRLDARKAKDWAAADAARDRLNEMGIVLEDGPQGTTWRRK
- the ybcJ gene encoding ribosome-associated protein YbcJ codes for the protein MATFSLGKHPHVELCDLLKLEGWSESGAQAKIAIADGFVKVDGAVETRKRCKIVAGQTVSFEGQSVTVTA
- a CDS encoding PTS transporter subunit EIIC, which gives rise to MGLISGFVKSLSKLSMIGRALMLPISLLPAAGLLLAFGDKFHLPLMMNAGGVIFDNLPMLFAIGSAVGLASESGIAALSAAVSVFITNITIGTMLGITPEMASQGGKYAMVVGIPTLQMGVFGGLICGILAAWCYNRFHTMQLPEFLGFFSGKRFVAIATAFLSFVLGLLLPYVWQHIQAGIDALSVIVNGDNQAASTFIFGLVERALIPLGLHHIWYPSFWYSFGNYTTQAGQVIHGDQTIWFKMLEEGVKSFSSDTYQNAGKFMQGEFPLMLFALPAACLAMYHEAHTRNKKIAFGILFSAALTCFLTGITEPVEFTFIFVAPILYVFNAIMAGLAYMTMYLLHAHIAKSFSAGFIDYLSFGILPSFNGYQTNFLNAAIVGIPMALIYYFTFRFVIRRFDVKTPGRTEVTAVADDKTDSELATEIIAMLGGAQNIDSVGSCITRLRLEVAKSEMVDKDGLNGLGARGVVFVGDSGIQVIFGARAQFIAQTMSTMIGK
- a CDS encoding metal-dependent hydrolase, yielding MPTIVTHAAVPLCLGLGLGSKVIPRGLLLAGIGLAMLPDADVLAFKFGVAYGNVFGHRGFTHSLLFAFVVPLLVTWLGRKHFKASLARCWAFLTVSLLSHSLLDSITTGGKGVGWLWPWSDERFFAPWQVIKVAPFALSRYTTPYGHQVIMSELLWVWLPGVILMLLLWKMRRG
- the malI gene encoding Mal regulon transcriptional regulator MalI, which gives rise to MKKVSIIDVAKQAGVSVSTVSLVLRQKGKISQATIAKVHAAIDALGYVHNVAAANLRANTSNLIGLILRDFSDSFSIKVMASIVQELEKQGYMVFLGQPLNDGDHLERCLLSFKQQGVAGVIYLASDTRSSTLPVQIRDCPLPLVVVSQSLLNEECNLVMRDNRQAASLATRYLIERGHRNIAYIGGIEGDLIRQQRLLGFRTTMTQNGLVVREEATPACSDDTRAASYAVRQLLEKSSTITALLCHSPDAMIGSIAGIHQTGHTVGKDVFLSQQVALVGFEDMLHVNLTSPSFTYVSSASEETGRQAVGLIIRKLKEPELQTQRVTLSGQLIARESA
- the fimA gene encoding type 1 fimbrial major subunit FimA, producing MNMKLMTSSVAAGLMLMAGAVHADTVSGGNVHFEGELVNAACAVSTASADQTVTLGQYRTASFTGVGATSGSVPFNIVLNDCDPNIFPTASVAFSGQADATDNTLLAVTSGDNSTTASGVGIEILDNASKTLSPDGASFSTAQDLLAGTNTLHFSARYKATSATATPGQANADATFIMNYQ